CACACCACCGCGTCGCCACACACGAATGCGAGCGCCGCGTTCCACCCCCAGACGGCCGCGGGGAAGTTGAAGGCCGTGATCACGCCGCACACACCGAGCGGGTGCCACGTTTCCATCATTCGGTGGCCCGGCCGCTCCGAGACGATGGTGAGTCCGTGCAGCTGTCGCGACAGGCCCACCGCGAAGTCGCAGATGTCGATGATCTCCTGCACCTCGCCGCCGCCCTCGGCGAGGATCTTCCCCGTCTCTATCGAGACCAGCTCGCCCAGCTCGTCCTTGTGACCGCGCAGGCGCTGCCCGAATGCGCGCACCACCTCGCCGCGCCGCGGCGCAGGGACGATGCGCCAGTCCAGGAAGGCGCGGTGCGCCCGCTCGATGGCGCCGGCGGCCTCGGCCGCCGTTGCGCCCCGAAGCGCCGCGAGGACTTCCCCGGTAATGGGCGTGCGCGCAACGATACCCTCCCCGGCAACCGCCGCGAGATCGACGCCGAGGGAACTCGCGAGCGAGCGGGCGCGCTCAGGCAGCGCGCCGGGTGTCGGCCAGGCCATGGTGGTCTCCGGGTTGGTTCGCGGCCTCGCCAGCGTAATGGCGCCCGAAGCGATTGGCGAGGAAATCCTCGAGCGAGGCCTCCTCCTGGCGCACGAAGCCGCGCGAGGCAAGCTTGCCTTCGCGCTGAAGGTCCACCATCGCGCAGATGCCCGCGGCCGTGGTGAGCTGGATCGCCGACAGGAGCCGCCCGTTCACGCGCTTGGCGTAGATCTTGCGCACGAAGGTCTCCTGCGTGAGCCGGCCTTCCTTGTGGCCGGTCACGGTCACGAAGACGATGACCAGGTCCTGCGTCGTCATGGGAATGGCGGCCTCGAACACGTCCTTGAGCACGCCGCGCTGCTGGCCCAGGCGCAGGTCGCGGATGAGGATCTTCACGATGTCGCGGTGGCCGGGGTAGCGCACCGTCTTGTAGTTGAGGTTCTCGACGCGCCCGCCCAGGGTCTCGCAGAGCGTTCCCAGGCCCCCGGAGGTGTTGAACGCCTCGTAGGTCACGCCGTCCAGGGAGAACTCCTCCCTTTCCTCGAGCGCGGGCACCTCGCGCACCGCACCGTCGATGATGGCCTCGCACGGATTGCAGTACTCGTTGATGAGGCCATCGGTGCTCCAGGTGAGGTTGTACTTGAGGGCATTGCTCGGAAAGATCGGCAGCGCGCCCACGCGCATGCGGACATCGCGAAGGCTATCGAACCCGAGCGTCGCGCTGTGCGCCGCAATCGAGATGAAGCCGGGCGCCAGGCCGCACTGCGGCACGAATGCGGTCTCGGCCCCTTCGGCGAGCTTCTTCACCACGCGCGTGGACTCCACGTCCTCGGTGAGGTCGAAGTAGTGCACGCCCGCCTTGCGAGCGGCACGCGCCACGAGCGGCGTAAGGAAGTACGGGCATGCAGAGATCACGGCGTCCTTACCCAGCAGGACGGGTGCCAGCTCGTGGTCGTCGCCGAGCGCGCACGCGTGCGTGCTGAAGCCCGCCTTCTCGAAGGGGACGAGCCGCTCGCGGTCCTGCTCGACGATCGTCACGTCGTAGTCGCCCGTCTGCGTGAGTAGCGACACGATGGCCTCCCCGATCTTTCCCACCCCCGCCAGCACCACCCTGGATTTCGCCATGATCGCCTCCGCTATGTCTGCGACGGCGAATCTAGCAGGTAGCACTGTCAGAGTGAAGCCATCATATTGACGTTCCAGCTACCATTTTGCTACATTATGACGACTCCATGCGACGAACTGTCACAACCGACGACCCGGACCGCAAGCTCCTCGCCCTCCTGCGCGAGGACGGGCGGATGAGCACAGCGGCGCTGGCCCGCAAGCTGGGCGTGGCGCGCACCACCGTCGTCGAGCGGATGAAGCGCCTGGAGCGCGACGGGATCGTGGCGGGCTATACGGTGCGCATGCATTCTCGCGTGCGGGGCCGGATGCTTCGCGTCCATGTCCTCCTGAGCATCGATCCCAAGAAGGGAGAAGCGGTGGTGGAGGCGCTGCGCGCCATTGCGCAGGTGCGGGGCGTCTATGCGATCAGCGGCGCCTTCGACAACCTGGTGTTCGTGGAAGGCGAGACGACGCAGGAGATCGATCGCGTGCTCGATGCGATCGGAGCGCTCCCGGGCGTGGGCAAGACGCAGAGCTCGCTCGTGCTGTCGGTCAAGTTCGACCGACACTAGCCCGCCGTATCGGTGCCGCGACCGCGCGTAGATGAAAAGGCATTCCAGCCCTGCCGGACGGCCAGTGCGAAAGGCGCTTTCCCTTTCGCTGCTGTGCGGGCTCTTCGCGGCCAGTCTGCCTTCGCCCGGCGAAGAACGCGTCGTCACGATGGGAAGGCAGCGCGCCGCCAGCCTTGCAGCCGAATGGAAGGTGGGCGAAGTGAACCATCCGCTGCTGGGGCCCATCACGTTCGCGGTCCAGGCGCAGGCCGTCACCACGCTCGCGCGAGGCGGGAAGATCCTCTCGACGGCCCACGTTTCCTGCCAGAAGGGCCAGGGGACGATCGCGATCGAATTGAGCAACGCGCCCGAATCGGACCCCGCCGACGGCTTGCGGCCGATGGAAGTGCCGCGCCTGGTCTGCAACAGTCCGAGCCCCGCGGCCGACGGCAGCCTGGTGAAGAGCGCCGTTGCCGCGAAATGGGAGATCGGCGTCCTGGGCGATACGTTGGCCCGCGGGTTGTCACCTTCCGCGTTGCGCGGGTGTGTTTCGATCGACGTGCTGCAGAATGTCGCGCTGACCCCGAGCGCTTCCCGCGAGAGCCAGCGGATCGCCATGGAACTCACGCCCTACAGCAGGGAGCTGGAAGCGGTATTCGCGGCGTGCGGGGAGACGACCGCGCCCGCGCCTTCGGAGCGCCCTCCTGTCGCCGATGCCCGGTGGAAGCCCGCTCGCACGGCTGAAAAGGGCAGGACAAACGTGCGCCAGGCGGCCAGTGCCGATTCGCACCTGGTCATCCAGCTCGCCCCCGGAACGAAAGTTGTCGTCCAGCGCGCATCGGCGCAATGGTGGAAGGTGAAACCGCGCAGCGGCCCGGGCTTCAGCGGCTACGTCCGGCAGGACCGCCTCGCATTCGACTAGCGGCCTTGCGCAGTCCGCGCGTTTCTCCGGGCGCCTCAGGTCGGCAGCGCGACCTGGTGATCGACGCTGAACTGGTAATCGCGGAATACGTGCTCGGCCGTGAGCAACTGCCAGGTGCCGTCGGCGAGGCGGCGCGACGTGTCCTTGAGCCGGTACACGTAGTGCCCGCACGTCCAGCAGTCGAAATTTCGCATCTGGGTGCAAAGGCAGGTCTTGTCCTTCACCGAGACCTTCTTCGCTTCCGGATGGGCTTCCACCTCCCGGTTGTAGGCGTTGATGTAGGCGCAATTTCCCTTGTTGTCGAGGAGGTACCCGTACGCCTCGCAGTTGGGCCGGATGCCGTCGCCGATCGCCGGGCTCGTCGTGAGCATGCGCATCGGGTATCCCGTCGGGGAAATGGTATTGACCACAACCTGGTCTTCCGTCGACTTGAAATACTCCTGCTTCACCTTGTCCGGCAGCCCGCATTCCCGGGTCACGGTGAAGCGCGTGGCCACCTGCACCGCCGCGGCGCCGGTCTCGAGGTACGACACCGCGTCGCTCCCGGTGAAGATGCCGCCTGCCGGAATGAGCGGTATGTCCAGCGCCTGTTCCTTCAGATACGCCTGGATCTCGTTCACGATGGTGCGCAGGTCGTACGTGTTCCAGTCCTCGGCGCCGAACCCCAGGTGGCCGCCGGCCAGCGGCCCCTCCACGACGATGTAGTCGGGCAGCCGCCCGATTCTCGCGTTCTTGCGCAGGAACAGCTGCAGCGCGCGCAGCGACGACACGATGATGCCGAGCTTGGCGTCGCGAAAGCGCGGGTGCTCTTCCATCATCGCGAACGAGTTGAGGTGCAATCCCGCGCTCAGCGTGATGCCGTCGATGCCGGCATCGAGGGCGGCCGTGAGGCGCACCTTCAGCGTTTCCCGCGGCGCGTTCATCGTCAGCTTTTCCATGCAGTTGACGAAGATCATCCCCTCGCCGCGCTTCGCCTCCATCGTCCGCCCGACGTGGTTGTGCGTCGCCTCGACGAGGCGGTCGAGGTTGAACAGCACGGCCGACTTGTCGCTGTTGGCGACGTTGTACTTGTAGAGCTTCTGCTTTTCCGCGACGAAGCCGGTGTTGAAGCGGCGATCGGAAACCGTCTGCACCATGGCGTCGGAGATATGGCCGATGCCGCCCAGGCGCGCGACTTCGAGCGCAAGGCCGGCGGTCGAGATGTCGACCCCCATGCCCCCGCAGACGATCGGGACCAGCTCCCGCGTTCCGAAGCGCAGGCGAAAATCGTTCACGCGTTGCATCGTTATTCCCCTGGTCACTCCGGATGGGCCGAAAGTCGGGCCGGAACAAAGCCGGCCACGCACTCGGCGGCACGAACCGCAGTATTTTGGATTACGCCGTGTTGGTCAACCGACGCATCCGGAAATCAGCACCCCGGCGCGGGCGCCGTGATGCGCCGCGGATCGTTCGAGCCGTGGAAGCGGTTGGCCCCCATGGGGTTGCCGCCGAGCGCGGTTTACCAGCGCAGCAGACGAGGGCCAGCCACCCAGCCGGCCAGCGCCGGGATCACGATGCCGAGCGGGTACCAAACGGCGAGGAACGGTGGCGCCATTTCCGGGCAGTGCAGGCAGTAGACGAGCGCGCCGGCCGAACCTGCGAGGAGCCCGGAGAACGCGCCCGCCAGCGCCAGTCGCGTGGGCGCCAGGCCTCCCATGGCCCAGAAAGTCCCGACGAAGACCGGCCCCGACAGCAGGGCGATGTTGAGTGGGCACACTGCCCAGGAATTGCCGAACAGCAGCGAGCCCCGCTCCGCTGGGGAAGCGGTTGCAAGGACGACGACGGCCAGGGCCCACATGCCCGCAACTGGTATCGCGATCACAGCCCCGGCATGGCCCAGGCCCGCGCCGGGACGCGAGAGCCTCGACACGGCAATGAGGGCGACGAGAAGCAGCGCGAGCGGCAACGCGAGCTTGACCCAGAACATCGGCAGGCGCGTGGCCGAAGCCAGGTCGGGTCGCACACCCAGGAGGGCCACCATGAGCGCGACAGCGCCCGCGATTCCCCACCCCAGTGCGAGCGCGTAGCGCCGCCGCAGGATGCCCGGCTTCACGGGCGGGGCATTTCTCGCGAGCATGTCAATCAGGTCATCGGTCTGCATCGTTCACTCCCGGACAAACGCGGCCAGCACTTTCAGCCCTCGGTGCACGCCGATCTTCACCGCGGATTCCGACAGCCCCGTGAGCTTCGCGGTCTCCGCCACGGACCGTCCCTCGATCTTCACGTGCAGGATCGGCAGCCTCTGGCGGTCGGGCAATCGCGACAGCAGTGCGCCGAGATCACGCCGCGCGTCCCGCGCCTCGACGTCGGAGGCGGCCAGCAATTCGTCCTCGTCGCCGAGCGGGACGTCCAGCGCCTCGCGACCCGAGCGCCGGCGCAGGAAGTCGATCATCTTGTAGCGCGCGATGGCGTGCGCCCACGCTGTCAACGGCTGGGATGCGTCGTAGGTGTGGCGCTGGTTGTGTACGGCCAGCAGCGTTTCCTGCACCAGATCCTCCACTTCGTCGGGCACGCGCGTGAGCCGCCCCCTCAGGAACGCGCGAAGGAACGCCCCCAGCGCCTTGAGGAATGCGTGGTATGCCTCGCCTTCTCCGGAGAGCCCGCGGATCAGGAGGTCCTTCAGATGGTCTTCCTGTGCGCTCACGCGCTCCCCGCTCCTCTTATTCGCGCGCGGCGGCTCATCGGTTACAGGTCGCGCGATTTTCCCGCCGGAACAGGGGATTCTGCCCGACCCCGTAACCAGGCGCCAATACGGCGCGAACTACCTGTCGGGCCGCACTGTCCGGAACGCTTCGAATGCCGGGCGAGCGGCGCCTCCCAACCAACCCGAAGGAGCTTACCGATGAATTCCCGAAATCTCGCCATCACCGCCATCGCGCTTGCCACCCTCACGGCAGGCGTCGCGAACTCCGCCGACATGGACAAGAAGGACATGAAGTCTGACGCGACGGAGAAGTGCTACGGCGTCTCGATGGCCGGCAAGAACGACTGCGCCGCCGGACCCGGCACCACCTGTGCCGGCACCTCGAAGAAGGACTACCAGGGAAATGCCTGGAAGCATGTCCCGAAGGGCACCTGCACGAGCATCAAGACCCCGAACACAATGGGTTCGCTCGCTCCCCTCAAGGCCTAGCATCCCTCAGCACTCCGACACCATGGCTCCCGATCTTACCGCCGGGCTGGGACTCAAGCCCCAGCACTACGAGGAGGCGCGGGCCTGCCCGGCGGATGGGCTATGGTTCGAAGTGCATCCCGAGAACTATCTCGTCGACGGCGGGCCGCGGCTGGGCTGGCTTCGCGCGATCCGCGAACGCCATCCCGTGAGCCTTCATGGGGTGGCGCTCTCGCTGGCGGCCGACGCGCCGCCCGATGCACGGCACCTGCAACGCCTTCGCGCGCTCGCCGATCATATCGAGCCCGCGCTCGTCTCCGAGCATCTCGCGTGGTCCACGTGGCGCGGGGCTTACCATCCGGACCTGCTGCCTTTCCCGCGCACGAGCGAGGCGCTGGCGCGCGTCTGCGCCAACGTCGCCGCTGCCCAGGACGCGCTCCGCAGGCGGATGGCGGTCGAGAATCCCTCCCACTACCTGCACATCGACGGGCACGAGTGGAGCGAGATCGATTTTCTCACGGAGCTCTCGCGCCGCACCGGCTGCGGGCTCCTGCTCGACGTGAACAACGTCTTCGTGAGCGCTTCCAACACGGGATTCGCGGCCGAAGCCTACGTGGATGCCTTCCCGGGTGATCCCGTGATGGAAATCCACCTCGCCGGTCATTCGCGGGACGCCCTGCTGGGTGAACGGCTGCTCGTCGATTCGCACGACGCACCCGTGAGCGAGCCCGTGTGGGCGCTTTACCGGCGCCTGGTTTCCCGTATCGGGGCGCGTCCGACCCTCATCGAGCGCGACGACCAGGTCCCTTCATTCGCGGAGCTGCTTGCCGAGCGCGGGCGTGCCCATGCCGCGCTTGAAGTGCCCGCGGCGAGGGCTGCCTGATGCCCGCCAGCGCCTCGGTCCCGCTCTGGCGCTTCCAGGATGCGTTCGCGCGCGCGCTCGTGCCCGGATCCGCCCCGGCCGACGCGATCGTGGCGGGGATCGTGGCGCAACCGGCCTTCGCCCTCTACCGCAACACGGTGATGAAAGGGTGCATCGACGCCCTGCAGGCAAGCTTCCCTGCGGTGGCACGACTGGTGGGCGAGGAATGGTTTCGCGCCGCAGCCGCCGTGTACGTGGCGGGCGAGCCGCCGATGGAGCCGTCGCTCCTCGCCTACGGAGCTACGTTTCCGGCTTTCCTGGACGGGTTCACGCCGGCCGCGGAACTCACCTACCTGTCCGGCGTGGCGCTTCTCGACCGGCACTGGACCGAAGCGCACGTCGCCACCGACGCGCCGGTGCTCGGGCGGGCAGCTCTCGCAAACCTCGATCCCGAGACGCTGGCGGGCGCGGTGCTGCATCCCCACCCCGCTGCGCGGTGGGCGTGGTTTGCGGATACGCCGGTCTACACGATCTGGCGCCGCAATCGCGAGGAGAGCGGCTCCGAATGCGGGATCGACTGGCGGGGCGAAGGCGCCGTCATCACGCGGCCGGTCGATGCCGTGCGCTGGAACGCAATCGACGCCGCGAGCTGGCGGTTTCTGGACACATGCGCGAAGGGCATGCCGGTTGCGCAGGCGATCGAAGCGGCGCTCGAAGTCGACAGGAACGCGAACCTCGTGCGACTCGTCTCGACGTTGCTCGACGCCGGTGCCTTCGGCCGGCTCGCCCTTTCCACGGACAACCCATCCTTGAGGCATCTTCCATGAACCGCGTCGCCGCCGTCGCCGCACCTTCCACCGCCGGCCCTCGTTCCTCCTGGAACCGCATCGCCGAGGCGATTTCCGGCTTCGTGAGCGACGGGCTTCTCGCCTTGTTCGCCCGCTTCGCGCTGGGTTCGATCTTCTTCCTGTCGGGGCGGACCAAGGTCGAGGGTTTCCTCACCG
This Betaproteobacteria bacterium DNA region includes the following protein-coding sequences:
- a CDS encoding saccharopine dehydrogenase NADP-binding domain-containing protein → MAKSRVVLAGVGKIGEAIVSLLTQTGDYDVTIVEQDRERLVPFEKAGFSTHACALGDDHELAPVLLGKDAVISACPYFLTPLVARAARKAGVHYFDLTEDVESTRVVKKLAEGAETAFVPQCGLAPGFISIAAHSATLGFDSLRDVRMRVGALPIFPSNALKYNLTWSTDGLINEYCNPCEAIIDGAVREVPALEEREEFSLDGVTYEAFNTSGGLGTLCETLGGRVENLNYKTVRYPGHRDIVKILIRDLRLGQQRGVLKDVFEAAIPMTTQDLVIVFVTVTGHKEGRLTQETFVRKIYAKRVNGRLLSAIQLTTAAGICAMVDLQREGKLASRGFVRQEEASLEDFLANRFGRHYAGEAANQPGDHHGLADTRRAA
- a CDS encoding Lrp/AsnC family transcriptional regulator; its protein translation is MRRTVTTDDPDRKLLALLREDGRMSTAALARKLGVARTTVVERMKRLERDGIVAGYTVRMHSRVRGRMLRVHVLLSIDPKKGEAVVEALRAIAQVRGVYAISGAFDNLVFVEGETTQEIDRVLDAIGALPGVGKTQSSLVLSVKFDRH
- a CDS encoding SH3 domain-containing protein; this translates as MRKALSLSLLCGLFAASLPSPGEERVVTMGRQRAASLAAEWKVGEVNHPLLGPITFAVQAQAVTTLARGGKILSTAHVSCQKGQGTIAIELSNAPESDPADGLRPMEVPRLVCNSPSPAADGSLVKSAVAAKWEIGVLGDTLARGLSPSALRGCVSIDVLQNVALTPSASRESQRIAMELTPYSRELEAVFAACGETTAPAPSERPPVADARWKPARTAEKGRTNVRQAASADSHLVIQLAPGTKVVVQRASAQWWKVKPRSGPGFSGYVRQDRLAFD
- a CDS encoding nitronate monooxygenase — encoded protein: MQRVNDFRLRFGTRELVPIVCGGMGVDISTAGLALEVARLGGIGHISDAMVQTVSDRRFNTGFVAEKQKLYKYNVANSDKSAVLFNLDRLVEATHNHVGRTMEAKRGEGMIFVNCMEKLTMNAPRETLKVRLTAALDAGIDGITLSAGLHLNSFAMMEEHPRFRDAKLGIIVSSLRALQLFLRKNARIGRLPDYIVVEGPLAGGHLGFGAEDWNTYDLRTIVNEIQAYLKEQALDIPLIPAGGIFTGSDAVSYLETGAAAVQVATRFTVTRECGLPDKVKQEYFKSTEDQVVVNTISPTGYPMRMLTTSPAIGDGIRPNCEAYGYLLDNKGNCAYINAYNREVEAHPEAKKVSVKDKTCLCTQMRNFDCWTCGHYVYRLKDTSRRLADGTWQLLTAEHVFRDYQFSVDHQVALPT
- a CDS encoding DUF1109 domain-containing protein; its protein translation is MQTDDLIDMLARNAPPVKPGILRRRYALALGWGIAGAVALMVALLGVRPDLASATRLPMFWVKLALPLALLLVALIAVSRLSRPGAGLGHAGAVIAIPVAGMWALAVVVLATASPAERGSLLFGNSWAVCPLNIALLSGPVFVGTFWAMGGLAPTRLALAGAFSGLLAGSAGALVYCLHCPEMAPPFLAVWYPLGIVIPALAGWVAGPRLLRW
- a CDS encoding sigma-70 family RNA polymerase sigma factor — translated: MARPVTDEPPRANKRSGERVSAQEDHLKDLLIRGLSGEGEAYHAFLKALGAFLRAFLRGRLTRVPDEVEDLVQETLLAVHNQRHTYDASQPLTAWAHAIARYKMIDFLRRRSGREALDVPLGDEDELLAASDVEARDARRDLGALLSRLPDRQRLPILHVKIEGRSVAETAKLTGLSESAVKIGVHRGLKVLAAFVRE
- a CDS encoding DUF2282 domain-containing protein, whose product is MNSRNLAITAIALATLTAGVANSADMDKKDMKSDATEKCYGVSMAGKNDCAAGPGTTCAGTSKKDYQGNAWKHVPKGTCTSIKTPNTMGSLAPLKA
- a CDS encoding DUF692 domain-containing protein — its product is MAPDLTAGLGLKPQHYEEARACPADGLWFEVHPENYLVDGGPRLGWLRAIRERHPVSLHGVALSLAADAPPDARHLQRLRALADHIEPALVSEHLAWSTWRGAYHPDLLPFPRTSEALARVCANVAAAQDALRRRMAVENPSHYLHIDGHEWSEIDFLTELSRRTGCGLLLDVNNVFVSASNTGFAAEAYVDAFPGDPVMEIHLAGHSRDALLGERLLVDSHDAPVSEPVWALYRRLVSRIGARPTLIERDDQVPSFAELLAERGRAHAALEVPAARAA
- a CDS encoding putative DNA-binding domain-containing protein; this translates as MPASASVPLWRFQDAFARALVPGSAPADAIVAGIVAQPAFALYRNTVMKGCIDALQASFPAVARLVGEEWFRAAAAVYVAGEPPMEPSLLAYGATFPAFLDGFTPAAELTYLSGVALLDRHWTEAHVATDAPVLGRAALANLDPETLAGAVLHPHPAARWAWFADTPVYTIWRRNREESGSECGIDWRGEGAVITRPVDAVRWNAIDAASWRFLDTCAKGMPVAQAIEAALEVDRNANLVRLVSTLLDAGAFGRLALSTDNPSLRHLP